From the Actinomyces sp. zg-332 genome, the window AGTTGCTGCAAAATCATTTTCATTTGCGTTAATGTGTGGGGTAGGCATACAGCTCCTTATTAAGAAATATTAAAATATCGTAAAGTTTAACTAAATTTTACATTCTTTTGTAGAATAAAAAGTTACATAACTATTATTTTACTTTAAAATTATAAAAACTTGTATCATTATATGGTTTGCGCTTTTTATTTTGAGACATTTAGTGTATCGTTTACCTACATTCCAGAATTATATTAAAATTTAAGGAAAGAAAATGAGTAAAATCCAGAAAGGAAAGGAAACCAAAGGCCGTGAAGAATGGTCTAGTCAACTAGGTTTCTTGATGGCTGCAATTGGTTCAGCCATAGGTTTGGGAAATATATGGCGTTTCCCTGCAGTTGCGTACGAAAACGGTGGTGGAGCATTTTTGGTTCCATACTTGATTGCTTTGTTCACAGCTGGTATTCCTGCACTCCTCTTGGATTACTCTATTGGACACAGATTCCGCGGTAGCCCTCCTTTAAGCTTTAGACGCTTGCATAAAAAAGCTGAAGTTATCGGCTGGTGGCAAGTATTAATTAGTTTTATTATCATGGTTTACTATGCTGTAATTATTGCTTGGGCTTTACAATATATGGTTTACTCAGTAAATCAGGCTTGGGGACACGATTCAGCAAAATTCTTCAACGAATCCTTTTTGCAACTATCTGAACCAGGAACTGTGTCAGCAATGCCGGTATGGAGTATTTTTATAGCCCTTGTGCTTGTATGGGTAAGTGTGCTGGTAATTATTGGTAATGGTATTCAAAAAGGATTGGAACGTGCTAATAAGTTCTTCTTGCCTTTGCTAGTGGTTTTGTTCGCTGCAATGGTTATACGCGCTATTACATTGCCAGGCGCTTTTGAAGGTTTAAATGTATTCTTTACCCCTGATTGGTCAAAACTATATGATGGAAAAGTTTGGATTGCTGCTTATTCACAGATTTTCTATTCATTGTCAATCTGCTTCGGTATTATGATTACTTATTCTTCATATTTGGGACGTAGATCTAACTTGAGTGGTTCTGGATACGTTGCAGCTTTTGCTAACTCTTCATTCGAACTTTTAGCTGGTATTGGTGTTTTTGCTGCACTAGGTTTTATGGCTGTTCAACAAGGTGTTACAGTAGATAAATTGGAAGGTATTTCTGGTATTGGCTTATCATTTGTTACTTTCCCTAAGATTATTTCTATGATGCCTGGTGGATCTTACTTCGGTGTTCTATTCTTTGCTTCTCTTGTTCTAGCTGGAGTAACATCGTTGATTTCGCTAGTTCAAGTGGTTGCTTCTGCATTTGAAGATAAGGTCGGCTGGAGTGCTTATAAGGCTTCTTTGATAATCGGTACGGTAGCAATGGTAATTTCTCTTGCTCTGTTCTCAACACATTCTGGTCTATTTGCTTTAGATGTGATAGACGCTTATATCAATGAGATTGGTATTGTTTCTAGCGCTATTATAATGTGTGTATTTGTTACAGTTGGTGTTGGAAAGTTGCCAGAATTACGTAAACATCTAAACTCTGTATCTTCAATCCCAACTGGTAAGTGGTGGGAAGTAATGGTTGGTTTCTTACTACCTGCTCTATTATCTTCAATGTTTATCACAGGCCTAGTCAGATTTATATCACAAGGACACGGAGGATACCCAACTTGGTATGTATTGGTATTTGGTTGGGGAGCAATTGCTGTGGGTCTTGTTTCAGCAATTGTTATGACTATTGTTCCTTGGAAAAAAGATGAGAATTTTATCCCAATTGAACTAGAAGATTAACTGAAAACTTTATAATTGGAAGGAATGGAAATGAGTATTTCCGCGATAACTATGTTGATAGTTTCATGTGCTTTAGTTTGGGGAGGATTAGTTGTATCTGTAATCGTCATGAATAAGCTAAAAGCTCCATGGCAACTTAAAGATATTGATAGTTCTCAAACTGAAGAATCACTGTAACTTATTGTAAAAACTGGGTGTGGGATTGTTACTCGCACCCAGTCTTTCATTTAAGTAGTATTTGTGTGTATTAAGTTTTTTGAATATTGTTTGTGTGGAGTTTCTTATTCAACTTATAAGAGTGTTTTTATATGACAATTATTTAATCGTAATCATTTTAGAAATAACTAAAATTTTCACTGTATTCTGTGGTGGATAGATATTTGTTTAAGTAATATAGTTATTTACAAGTTGTGTATATAAATATTTCAAGATGTAGTTATAAGTCGTATAATGATAGTATATTAAACTTGTTGTATTTGAAATTAAATTCATCTACAGAAAATAGGAGAAACTAAGTGCGAGTATATATTCCAGCTACTTTTGAAGACATTCAATCTCCTGTTTTACAAGTGTCAACAGGTGTTGCTGTAACTAGTGCTTTTTGTGAGCAATTTCTGGAAGAAAATGACTTAGAGTTTTTAGAAGATTGTGCCTTTACTCAAGCTTCATTTCTTAGTTTTATGAAGTTGCAAAGTAATAATGTTTCTATAAAAGCAAGATTTGTTATTTCCGCTGATATTTCAGATGAAGACTGTTTAGAAGATAGTAATTTTCCAGGTAAAGTTAGTATAGAAAAACCTATTTCTTGGGATAATATTGCGTGTATTCATGCTGAAGATATAGAAGAAATTTTTAATATCATTAAACTTTTATCAAAGGGTGAAGAAGAGGTAGAATCTGAGATAGATACTATTCCTTTGTTATGGTTCGATAAAAGTGAAAGACCTATTCTAATAGACATGTTTAAAGGCTTGTAAATAAAATAATAAGTTTATCTTCCAAGGTTTTAAATTTTAAGATAACTGTTTAAAATTTATTGTTTACCTTGTGTTTTTCTAAAAGTAATTACAAGTAATAAATGTTGATTTACCTTTGTTACAAAGTTAGTAAAGGTTTCCATTTTGTATTAAAACTATCTGTAAAGCTACAGCCAAAGCTAGCAGAAACTGGTGTAGAAGAATATCTTCTACCTTCAGCAGCTTTGATTCTAGTTTTAGGTTTAGCTATGAAAATTACTAGAAAAGAAAAGTAATTTATTTTCTAGCTTTTTATAAAATAGGGGAGAGATAATACTCTCTCCTATTTTTATTAATACTATTTGAAATGTGAGCTACATTAATAACTGAGCAACGATTTTTTTACAATTTGTTATAGCTATAATTTCTATCGTGGTGAAATATATTTATATTTAGCTAAAACAATAAAGTATTAATACAATAAAATGTCTAAGTTTTATAAATTCTTACAAAGTTATGTAAAAGAAAACTTATCTGAATCAAATTAGTGTAAAACAAAACGCGAAAGTCGTACTAAGTGTGTAAAACACTTTGTAGCTAGTATGGTAAAACAAATATCTGAAATATAACTTCATGGCTTTATGGTTAGAAAATTACTGAAAATAATACTAGGTTTTATTACAAGGGTAAAAGTAATTATCTGTAAAGTGTTAACTATAACTTCATAATATATAAGAAATATGATTTCTAAAAAGAATAAAGCTATATGAAAACAAGGGTTTATAAGCACTAAAGTATCTGGAAAATAAGGCTTTATAAGCACTAAAACTGTAGTATGTTAAAAGCAGTTTTACAAACAGTAAAACTATATAAAAATACGTGAGTGGAAGATACGAACCACTCACGCATTTAAAATCTTCTAGAGAGCGTTTATTTGCTTTGCTAGCTTTGACTTACGCTGTGCAGCTTGGTTTGCATGGATAATGCCCTTTGAAACAGCTTTATCTAGTTTGCGACCAGCAATACGTAGAGCTGCTTCTGCTGCTTCTTTATCATTAGCTGCAATAGCTTCACGTGTGCGACGTACGTAAGTTTTTAGTTCTGAACGAACCGCTTGGTTACGAATACGACGCTTTTCGTTTGTACGAATACGCTTCATTTGAGACTTAATATTTGCCACTTTAGACACTTTCTACTAAAAATAATAAGGTCGTAGAGGGCTGGTCATGACCGGGACTGGAGCGTGGGGATGCTCTGCGATGGTCATGACAAAAGATTTAAGTATAAAATACAAAAATCCAATCAAACTCTATCATAAAGAATTCTATAAAGATATAAAAAATAATGTAGAATACTAAAAGATAGTTTTTAAAATACAAACAAGTGAAGGTAACAGTGGCTCCTATTCCAACACCTGAAGAATCATTAGATATTCAACCATCAGGTACAGATCCGAGTTTAATAAGAAACTTTTCAGTAATTGCACACATTGACCATGGTAAGTCAACGCTTGCTGACCGTATGCTACAAGCAACTGGTGTGGTAGAGCAAAGAGTTATGCGTGACCAATATCTGGATCGTATGGATATTGAACGTGAACGTGGTATTACAATAAAATCTCAAGCAGTTCGTATGCCTTGGCGAGTAAATGATGTTTCTTATGCTTTAAATATGATTGACACTCCTGGACACGTGGACTTTTCATACGAAGTGTCAAGGTCATTGGCTGCTTGTGAAGGAGCTTTGCTACTAGTAGATGCAGCTCAGGGTATAGAAGCTCAAACCCTAGCTAATTTATATATGGCTCTGGAAAATAATCTAACTATTATTCCTGTTCTAAATAAAATCGATTTACCAGCAGCTCAACCAGAAAAATATGCTGAAGAATTAGCTAATTTAATCGGTTGTCAGCCAGAAGAATGTCTGCAGGTATCTGGTAAAACAGGGCAAGGAGTTGAGGCTCTGCTTGATAAGATAGTAGAAGTCATTCCTCCACCAGTTGGTGTTGCCAACGCCCCATGTAGAGCCATGATTTTTGACTCAGTATATGACACATATAGAGGTGTGGTTACTTAC encodes:
- a CDS encoding MetS family NSS transporter small subunit, translated to MSISAITMLIVSCALVWGGLVVSVIVMNKLKAPWQLKDIDSSQTEESL
- a CDS encoding sodium-dependent transporter, translated to MSKIQKGKETKGREEWSSQLGFLMAAIGSAIGLGNIWRFPAVAYENGGGAFLVPYLIALFTAGIPALLLDYSIGHRFRGSPPLSFRRLHKKAEVIGWWQVLISFIIMVYYAVIIAWALQYMVYSVNQAWGHDSAKFFNESFLQLSEPGTVSAMPVWSIFIALVLVWVSVLVIIGNGIQKGLERANKFFLPLLVVLFAAMVIRAITLPGAFEGLNVFFTPDWSKLYDGKVWIAAYSQIFYSLSICFGIMITYSSYLGRRSNLSGSGYVAAFANSSFELLAGIGVFAALGFMAVQQGVTVDKLEGISGIGLSFVTFPKIISMMPGGSYFGVLFFASLVLAGVTSLISLVQVVASAFEDKVGWSAYKASLIIGTVAMVISLALFSTHSGLFALDVIDAYINEIGIVSSAIIMCVFVTVGVGKLPELRKHLNSVSSIPTGKWWEVMVGFLLPALLSSMFITGLVRFISQGHGGYPTWYVLVFGWGAIAVGLVSAIVMTIVPWKKDENFIPIELED
- the rpsT gene encoding 30S ribosomal protein S20, with amino-acid sequence MANIKSQMKRIRTNEKRRIRNQAVRSELKTYVRRTREAIAANDKEAAEAALRIAGRKLDKAVSKGIIHANQAAQRKSKLAKQINAL
- a CDS encoding DUF6912 family protein encodes the protein MRVYIPATFEDIQSPVLQVSTGVAVTSAFCEQFLEENDLEFLEDCAFTQASFLSFMKLQSNNVSIKARFVISADISDEDCLEDSNFPGKVSIEKPISWDNIACIHAEDIEEIFNIIKLLSKGEEEVESEIDTIPLLWFDKSERPILIDMFKGL